A part of Mesoplodon densirostris isolate mMesDen1 chromosome 10, mMesDen1 primary haplotype, whole genome shotgun sequence genomic DNA contains:
- the EDN1 gene encoding endothelin-1, whose protein sequence is MDYFPMIFALLFVAFQGAPEAAVLGAELSTGAESGGEKPSPSAPWRPRRAKRCSCSSLMDKECVYFCHLDIIWVNTPEHIVPYGLGSPSRSKRSLKDFFPTKATDHRKRCQCASQKDKKCWNFCQAGKELRDQDTMEKGWNKQKKGKDCSKLGEKCLHQQLVDGRKIRRLEAISNSIKTSFHVAKLKAKLYRDKKVTYNRTH, encoded by the exons ATGGATTATTTCCCCATGATTTTCGCTCTGCTGTTTGTGGCTTTCCAAGGAGCTCCAGAAGCAG CGGTCCTGGGCGCTGAGCTCAGCACAGGAGCTGAGAGCGGAGGGGAGAAGCCCTCTCCCAGTGCGCCCTGGAGGCCCCGCCGGGCCAAGCGCTGTTCCTGCTCTTCGCTGATGGATAAAGAATGCGTCTACTTCTGCCACCTGGACATCATTTGGGTCAACACTCCAGA GCACATTGTTCCATATGGACTCGGAAGCCCCTCCAGGTCCAAGCGATCCTTAAAGGATTTCTTTCCTACAAAGGCAACAGACCACAGGAAGAGATGTCAATGTGCTAGCCAAAAAGACAAGAAGTGCTGGAATTTTTGCCAAGCAGGAAAAGAACTCAG GGACCAAGACACCATGGAGAAAGGCtggaataaacaaaagaaagggaaagactgTTCCAAGCTGGGAGAGAAGTGTCTTCATCAGCAGCTGGTGGATGGAAGGAAAATAAGAAG GTTGGAGGCCATCAGCAACAGCATCAAAACGTCTTTTCATGTTGCCAAGCTGAAAGCCAAGCTCTACAGAGATAAGAAAGTGACCTACAACCGAACACACTGA